A stretch of Carya illinoinensis cultivar Pawnee chromosome 14, C.illinoinensisPawnee_v1, whole genome shotgun sequence DNA encodes these proteins:
- the LOC122293758 gene encoding zinc finger protein ZAT4-like yields MDDDKEQDQNESEGNYDFIPSEDEEKMNEFSTSSGTTDNRDDGSKPKDIKERICDVCGKTFKDGRAFGGHKGSHSRTNQHHFLSKNIKKSDPSALDRGRRRVQPPQPPPPEVDRNGSSVSSSDSVDDSSSGSTYSKFTGYNIDLSKSLSNWSKSDRRGRGDTRAVWAAEVLLSITRGKHSTRPNQILPASNGGSTNCGSVTDSKKSELSISCMDKIIDSLDTEKQRMKKLVIDETKGHGKDQEHDERKNTSEDHGYQISKEKMKIKKKVTNHVRHSGTHDQEEEALGLIDKTQKMPRRYECRDCGKSYPTYQAMGGHRSVHKGMENKNTTNIASSVGDDQEESSPNNSIETDETKESDECFE; encoded by the coding sequence ATGGATGACGATAAAGAACAAGATCAAAACGAGTCTGAAGGAAATTATGATTTCATACCAAGTGAAGATGAGGAGAAGATGAACGAGTTCAGTACTTCATCTGGAACCACGGATAATCGCGACGACGGGTCGAAGCCAAAAGATATAAAAGAACGTATTTGTGACGTTTGTGGCAAAACATTTAAGGATGGACGTGCTTTTGGAGGTCACAAAGGATCTCACAGTCGGACAAACCAACATCATTTTCTTTCCAAGAACATCAAGAAAAGTGATCCTTCGGCTTTGGATAGGGGTCGGAGGAGGGTTCAACCTCCCCAGCCGCCGCCGCCGGAGGTTGACAGAAACGGTTCTAGTGTGAGCAGTTCAGACTCTGTGGATGATAGTAGCAGTGGTTcaacatattcaaaatttacGGGGTACAATATTGATCTTTCGAAGTCTCTGTCCAACTGGTCCAAGTCTGACAGAAGGGGGCGAGGAGACACAAGGGCAGTTTGGGCTGCCGAAGTTCTCTTGTCTATTACTCGTGGAAAGCATTCTACTCGTCCCAACCAAATCCTCCCTGCTAGTAATGGTGGCTCGACAAATTGCGGCTCTGTGACTGACAGCAAGAAATCTGAACTTTCGATCTCGTGCAtggataaaataattgattctTTGGACACGGAGAAACAAAGAATGAAGAAGCTTGTAATTGATGAGACTAAAGGGCATGGCAAAGATCAAGAACATGACGAGAGAAAGAATACTAGTGAAGATCACGGTTATCAAATAAGTAAAGAGAAGATGAAAATTAAGAAGAAAGTGACGAATCACGTGAGGCATTCAGGAACTCATgatcaagaagaagaagcacTTGGCTTGATTGATAAAACTCAGAAGATGCCTCGAAGGTATGAATGCAGAGATTGCGGCAAATCCTACCCCACTTACCAAGCCATGGGAGGTCACAGATCTGTCCACAAGGGAATGGAGAAtaaaaatacaacaaatatTGCATCATCAGTTGGGGATGACCAGGAAGAAAGCAGTCCCAATAATAGCATCGAAACCGATGAGACTAAAGAAAGCGATGAATGTTTTGAATGA